A stretch of Pseudomonas sp. CCC3.1 DNA encodes these proteins:
- a CDS encoding FAD-binding oxidoreductase: protein MYDPLVNAHPGIGAPHSSSYWVDTAGVAPQDDGPLTHDIDVDVAIIGAGYTGLSCALHLAREHGVRAVVLEANQVAWGCSGRNGSFARISGGRVPLAELISRYGEREAKHYFAEMTAALNTVRGLIREGNIDCDVQPDGVFKVASQAKHVDALKREVGLYNDVLNYAAQFVSEAQVQDVHRGAESFGALYMPDGFSMHPLKLAWGIHRLAREAGATVHVGSPVVDWTSSKGSHRLVTPGGVVTARKVVVATNGYTSTTLNSATAGRVLPVHSQIIVTRPLSAEEKRQTLPGSECMFDTRNLLSYYRRLPDDRILFGGRSAITGRESESPQHRQNLHDALCRKFPALTGIEVDYNWGGWVAVSESSLPFIYRLPELENVFSGGGYAGSGVSFSVQVGKRLAQMVAGDPKPTAVDFLHQSPKRFPFQPFLRMGQRMAYAWYRFKDAQ from the coding sequence TTGTACGATCCTCTAGTCAATGCTCATCCAGGTATCGGAGCGCCACATTCCTCTTCTTACTGGGTGGATACGGCGGGGGTTGCACCGCAGGATGATGGTCCGCTGACCCATGACATTGATGTGGATGTGGCGATCATCGGCGCGGGTTACACAGGCCTGAGCTGTGCCTTGCACCTGGCCCGCGAACACGGCGTTCGCGCGGTGGTGCTTGAAGCAAACCAGGTCGCTTGGGGATGCAGTGGTCGCAATGGCAGTTTTGCGCGCATTTCAGGGGGAAGGGTGCCGCTCGCTGAATTGATCAGCCGCTATGGCGAGCGCGAAGCCAAGCACTATTTTGCTGAGATGACCGCCGCGCTGAATACCGTCCGTGGGCTGATTCGCGAGGGCAATATCGATTGCGACGTGCAGCCCGATGGCGTGTTTAAGGTGGCCAGTCAGGCCAAGCATGTCGATGCACTCAAGCGAGAAGTCGGGCTGTATAACGATGTGCTGAACTACGCGGCGCAGTTTGTCAGTGAAGCCCAGGTGCAAGACGTGCATCGCGGGGCCGAATCATTCGGTGCGCTGTATATGCCCGATGGTTTTTCAATGCACCCGCTCAAGCTGGCCTGGGGTATTCATCGCTTGGCCCGCGAAGCCGGAGCCACGGTGCATGTTGGCTCACCGGTGGTGGACTGGACCAGCAGCAAAGGCAGCCATCGACTGGTCACGCCGGGCGGTGTAGTGACGGCGCGCAAGGTGGTGGTCGCCACCAATGGCTACACCTCCACCACACTCAACAGCGCGACTGCCGGGCGAGTCTTGCCGGTTCATTCGCAAATTATCGTGACGCGCCCGCTCAGCGCCGAAGAGAAACGTCAGACGTTGCCCGGCAGTGAGTGCATGTTCGATACCCGCAATCTGCTCTCGTATTACCGCCGTCTGCCGGATGACCGCATTCTGTTTGGCGGGCGCAGTGCGATCACCGGTCGCGAGTCTGAAAGCCCGCAACACCGACAAAACCTGCACGATGCGTTGTGCCGCAAGTTTCCGGCCCTCACAGGTATCGAAGTGGATTACAACTGGGGCGGGTGGGTTGCTGTCAGCGAGAGTTCGTTGCCGTTTATTTATCGGTTGCCCGAGCTGGAAAACGTTTTTTCAGGGGGCGGTTATGCCGGCAGCGGGGTTTCTTTCTCCGTGCAAGTGGGTAAACGTCTGGCGCAGATGGTGGCGGGTGACCCGAAACCCACGGCCGTCGACTTTCTTCATCAGAGTCCCAAGCGTTTCCCGTTCCAGCCGTTTCTGCGCATGGGCCAGCGCATGGCGTACGCCTGGTATCGCTTTAAAGACGCGCAGTAG
- a CDS encoding ABC transporter substrate-binding protein produces the protein MRSINKRLSGLALAVTLCTGAQVQAAGTVTFAGWGGALQDAERTAYLKPAEKALGITIKEDNMDGLAAVRAQVMSGKPKWDVVELASNDCVMAQEQGLTEPLDYSVISTDGVASNFYGKNWIASNAYSTVLAWANDAASPAPKDWKAFFDPSVKASRSMYRQPYTTLELALIADGVSPKALYPLDVDRAFKVLERIKPQVVNWWRSGTDSAQLLRSREVDALAIWASRADELKKSGEDVNYTYDHALVDYDCVVVPKGAPNKELAMKLVAEIMKPHSQATLVTLIPNPPINVKAYDTGIIPADMAATLPTAPANIDKVVFFDPVWWQSHQAEVQRRFDVFIQN, from the coding sequence ATGCGATCAATCAATAAGCGGCTATCAGGTTTGGCGCTTGCAGTGACCCTCTGTACAGGGGCACAGGTACAGGCGGCGGGTACTGTCACCTTCGCGGGCTGGGGAGGGGCGTTACAGGATGCCGAACGCACGGCTTATCTCAAGCCTGCGGAAAAGGCGCTGGGTATCACCATCAAGGAAGACAACATGGACGGCCTCGCGGCTGTGCGTGCGCAAGTGATGTCAGGCAAACCCAAGTGGGATGTGGTCGAACTGGCTTCCAATGATTGCGTGATGGCGCAAGAGCAGGGCCTGACTGAGCCGCTCGACTACTCGGTGATCAGCACTGACGGCGTGGCTTCTAACTTCTACGGCAAAAACTGGATTGCCAGTAATGCCTATTCCACGGTGCTGGCCTGGGCAAATGATGCGGCAAGCCCCGCGCCGAAAGACTGGAAAGCGTTCTTTGACCCTTCGGTGAAAGCCTCCCGCTCCATGTACCGCCAGCCTTACACCACGCTGGAACTGGCGTTGATCGCCGATGGTGTTTCTCCAAAGGCGCTGTACCCGCTGGATGTCGATCGTGCGTTCAAGGTGCTGGAGCGCATCAAACCGCAGGTGGTCAATTGGTGGCGCAGCGGCACGGACTCTGCACAGTTATTGCGCAGTCGTGAAGTGGATGCGCTGGCCATCTGGGCGTCGCGTGCCGATGAACTGAAGAAGTCCGGCGAGGATGTTAACTACACCTATGACCATGCGCTGGTGGATTACGACTGCGTGGTAGTGCCAAAAGGCGCACCCAACAAAGAACTGGCCATGAAGCTGGTCGCAGAAATCATGAAGCCCCATAGCCAGGCGACCCTGGTGACCTTGATTCCAAACCCGCCGATCAACGTCAAGGCGTACGACACCGGGATCATTCCTGCGGACATGGCAGCCACCTTGCCGACGGCTCCCGCCAATATCGACAAAGTGGTGTTTTTTGATCCGGTCTGGTGGCAGTCACATCAAGCCGAGGTTCAGCGCCGTTTCGATGTATTCATTCAGAATTAA
- a CDS encoding ABC transporter substrate-binding protein, which produces MTSFKKNLLHGAVFASLAWGASFPVLAQSLTFSGWGGALQDAERKAYLEPAAKALGVTIKEDNMDGLAAVRAQVMSGKPKWDVVELGSTECAQAQQEGLAEPLDYSVIDASHVDQSVVSSHWIASHAYATVVAWAEDTGAPVAKNWQQFFDPNVKGARALYRQPWLTMEAALLGDGVAPKDLYPLDVERAIKVLDRIKPQVVNWWSAGADSAQLLRSREVDFLAIWNGRVNEVKASGDKVNYSFDGALLSHDCLIVPKGAANKALAMKLIAQIMKPESQATLATLIPYSPVNSQAYALPIITDELAARLPTSPQNINKVVSVSPEWWVKNQEAVRQRFALFLAN; this is translated from the coding sequence ATGACCAGTTTCAAGAAAAACCTGTTGCACGGCGCCGTTTTTGCTTCTCTGGCGTGGGGTGCAAGCTTCCCGGTTTTGGCTCAGAGCCTGACCTTTTCGGGCTGGGGCGGGGCCTTGCAGGACGCTGAGCGCAAAGCCTATCTCGAACCCGCCGCCAAGGCGCTGGGGGTGACCATCAAAGAAGACAACATGGACGGCCTGGCGGCGGTTCGTGCTCAGGTCATGTCGGGAAAACCCAAGTGGGACGTGGTGGAGTTGGGCAGCACCGAGTGTGCCCAGGCTCAGCAGGAAGGCTTGGCTGAGCCGCTGGACTACTCGGTGATTGATGCCTCCCACGTGGACCAATCCGTGGTCAGTAGCCATTGGATCGCCAGTCACGCTTACGCCACCGTGGTGGCGTGGGCAGAAGACACCGGTGCACCTGTCGCGAAGAACTGGCAGCAGTTTTTCGACCCGAACGTTAAAGGTGCTCGCGCCTTATACCGCCAGCCGTGGCTGACCATGGAAGCCGCGTTGCTAGGCGACGGCGTCGCCCCCAAAGACCTGTATCCACTGGATGTCGAGCGGGCTATCAAAGTGCTCGATCGGATCAAGCCACAGGTCGTGAACTGGTGGAGCGCAGGCGCCGATTCGGCACAGTTGTTGCGTAGCCGTGAAGTTGATTTTCTGGCGATCTGGAATGGCCGGGTCAACGAGGTCAAGGCCAGCGGTGACAAGGTCAACTACAGCTTTGATGGCGCCTTGTTGAGCCATGACTGCCTGATCGTGCCCAAAGGCGCAGCGAACAAGGCACTGGCGATGAAGTTGATCGCCCAGATCATGAAGCCAGAGAGCCAGGCCACATTGGCAACGCTGATTCCGTACTCCCCGGTGAACAGCCAGGCTTACGCGTTGCCGATTATTACCGATGAATTGGCGGCGCGGCTGCCAACGTCGCCGCAAAATATCAACAAAGTGGTCTCGGTGTCGCCCGAGTGGTGGGTCAAGAACCAGGAAGCGGTTCGCCAGCGGTTTGCCCTGTTCCTCGCTAACTAA
- a CDS encoding ABC transporter ATP-binding protein: MSEHHKLSMSIDIEKLTKTYDSFAALDDVSLSIKSGEFLSLLGSSGSGKTTLLMALAGFVRPDAGSIRFGGREMIFEPPHKRDVGMMFQSYALFPHMNVFQNVAYPLKLRGYKRAEIRQRVEQALATVELDHLIERGITEMSGGQRQRIALARAIVFEPKILLMDEPLSALDKRLRETMQLELRRLHERLGMTVVYVTHDQREALTMSDRIAVMSKGRIRQIDTPVNLYERPANRFIAEFVGESSCLPVTLAGGQALFQGRPVRGAAVSAAVKNPSLVVRPEKLQFVTADASDYNLLHGHVTDVIFQGESQLVQIDLGEGMSVAIRRPTNSSANNRLPARGEAVVLGLHLQDTLLVGDDQ, encoded by the coding sequence ATGTCCGAACACCATAAACTTTCGATGTCGATCGACATCGAAAAGCTGACCAAGACCTACGACAGTTTTGCTGCGTTGGATGATGTGTCGCTGTCGATCAAAAGCGGTGAATTCTTGTCGTTGCTGGGCTCCTCCGGCTCCGGCAAAACCACGCTGTTGATGGCGCTGGCCGGGTTTGTTCGTCCCGATGCAGGCAGCATCCGTTTTGGCGGACGCGAGATGATCTTCGAGCCGCCGCACAAACGCGACGTGGGCATGATGTTTCAAAGCTACGCGTTGTTCCCGCACATGAACGTGTTTCAGAACGTCGCCTATCCGTTGAAGTTGCGCGGCTACAAACGTGCAGAGATACGCCAGCGGGTTGAGCAGGCACTGGCGACTGTTGAGCTGGATCACTTGATCGAGCGCGGCATTACCGAGATGTCGGGCGGCCAGCGTCAGCGCATTGCGCTGGCCCGTGCGATTGTCTTCGAACCTAAAATCCTGTTGATGGACGAGCCGCTTTCAGCCCTCGACAAACGCCTGCGCGAAACCATGCAACTGGAGTTGCGGCGTCTGCACGAGCGTCTGGGCATGACTGTGGTCTATGTCACGCACGACCAGCGTGAAGCGCTGACCATGTCTGATCGGATCGCGGTCATGAGCAAGGGCCGGATTCGCCAGATCGATACCCCGGTAAATTTGTACGAGCGCCCGGCCAACCGTTTCATTGCCGAATTCGTCGGCGAGTCGTCCTGTCTGCCCGTGACCCTGGCTGGGGGGCAGGCGCTGTTTCAAGGGCGCCCAGTGCGCGGCGCTGCGGTATCCGCCGCAGTGAAGAACCCGAGCCTGGTGGTACGCCCGGAAAAACTGCAATTCGTCACGGCAGATGCCAGCGATTACAACCTGTTGCACGGCCATGTCACCGACGTGATCTTCCAGGGCGAAAGCCAATTGGTGCAGATCGATCTCGGCGAAGGCATGTCCGTGGCGATTCGTCGGCCAACCAACAGCTCCGCGAATAACCGCTTGCCTGCCCGTGGCGAGGCTGTGGTCCTGGGCCTGCATCTGCAAGACACACTGCTGGTGGGAGACGATCAATGA